The Struthio camelus isolate bStrCam1 chromosome 5, bStrCam1.hap1, whole genome shotgun sequence genome has a segment encoding these proteins:
- the PSMC6 gene encoding 26S proteasome regulatory subunit 10B, giving the protein MALPGIPYERRLLIMADPRDKALQDYRKKLLEHKEIDGRLKELREQLKELTKQYEKSENDLKALQSVGQIVGEVLKQLTEEKFIVKATNGPRYVVGCRRQLDKSKLKPGTRVALDMTTLTIMRYLPREVDPLVYNMSHEDPGDVSYSEIGGLSEQIRELREVIELPLTNPELFQRVGIIPPKGCLLYGPPGTGKTLLARAVASQLDCNFLKVVSSSIVDKYIGESARLIREMFNYARDHQPCIIFMDEIDAIGGRRFSEGTSADREIQRTLMELLNQMDGFDTLHRVKMIMATNRPDTLDPALLRPGRLDRKIHIDLPNEQARLDILKIHAGPITKHGEIDYEAIVKLSDGFNGADLRNVCTEAGMFAIRADHDFVVQEDFMKAVRKVADSKKLESKLDYKPV; this is encoded by the exons ATGGCCCTTCCCGGCATTCCCTATGAGCGGCGGCTGCTCATCATGGCGGACCCGAGAGACAAGGCGCTGCAGGACTACCGCAAGAAGCTCCTGGAGCACAAGGAGATCGACGGCCGCCTCAAGGAGT tgagggaACAGCTGAAAGAGCTCACCAAGCAATATGAAAAGTCAGAAAACGATCTCAAGGCCTTGCAGAGCGTCGGGCAG ATTGTTGGTGAGGTTCTTAAACAGCTAACAGAAGAGAAAT tcattgtgaaggCTACAAATGGACCAAGATATGTGGTTGGCTGTCGTCGTCAG CTTGACAAAAGTAAGCTGAAGCCTGGGACGAGAGTTGCTCTGGATATGACCACTCTGACTATTATGAG ATACTTGCCAAGGGAAGTGGATCCGCTGGTTTATAATATGTCTCATGAAGATCCAGGGGATGTTTCATATTCCGAGATTGGAGGGTTGTCAGAACAAATCAGAGAGCTGAGAGAG GTAATAGAATTACCACTTACAAACCCAGAATTATTCCAGCGTGTGGGAATTATACCTCCAAAAGGCTGCTTGCTGTATGGCCCCCCTG GTACAGGAAAGACGCTGTTGGCCAGAGCTGTTGCTAGCCAGCTTGACTGCAATTTCCTAAAG GTGGTGTCTAGTTCTATAGTGGATAAGTACATTGGCGAAAGTGCTCGACTGATCAGAGAGATGTTCAATTATGCCAGAGATCATCAGCCATGTATCATTTTCATGGATGAGATAGATGCTATTG GTGGTCGCCGTTTTTCTGAAGGCACTTCAGCTGATAGGGAAATTCAGAGGACTCTGATGGAG TTATTGAATCAGATGGATGGATTTGATACTCTGCACAGAGTTAAAATGATCATGGCTACTAACAGACCAGACACTTTGGATCCTGCACTTCTGCGACCTGGAAGACTGGACAGAAAAATCC ATATTGATCTACCGAATGAACAAGCCAGATTAGATATTTTGAAGATTCATGCAGGTCCTATCACTAAACATGGTGAAATAG ATTATGAAGCAATTGTGAAGCTTTCAGATGGCTTTAATGGAGCAGACTTGAGAAATGTTTGTACTGAAGCAG GTATGTTTGCAATCCGTGCTGATCATGACTTTGTAGTTCAGGAAGACTTCATGAAAGCTGTTAGAAAAGTGGCTGATTCTAAGAAGCTGGAGTCCAAGCTTGACTACAAACCTGTTTAA